A region from the Desertifilum tharense IPPAS B-1220 genome encodes:
- a CDS encoding AAA family ATPase, whose amino-acid sequence MINQIDAQKGYAQAHIGELEQQLCTTLLFHPEAIAVVADKLKPEAFLETKHRYIYNSALRLYQADIEVSLITVYDDLAYHKLLDEVGGQPGLAYIAGLLPSHNPQAIAKIMMRDWRDRQYKYEAARLLDDHASLEEFRDRMKELDDQLGKPIDRYERVKLELKYCIAETDPIKRAILESDIARHNSIPVQKVRELLKSMEAQTQIQRPQRLSIKEALSLESEALKFLVPGLLLEKATALLSGLPGSGKSLMAVDLAFAVATGGEFLGEKVKQGPVVYACSDEPRDLLIAKLSDRGFTEDDPVELLPDWTILHLDLLEEALEAVKPSLLIIDSVRTAIAYPLGLDENNTGIGAYLKQVEALATRYGASVVFLHHDNKSKDSVGVCRSSGSTDIPGNVSVHWRLEAATKDPSDPNRVFTMPKTRGMAPQSLRLRLDLESYRWENLGTIGESEDAAKVNQSLAQQILELLNQRPSVGLEGREIKEALGGNHGVYTVLTRLVERRIITKRRSKSDPRAKVYCVSTLSPPPHPPRVFTISSESIDIQGLEDSKQIVNSDLENSKHVDSKQGVYQECLLSSNPTPESDSANIVNTQAQIGGERGVFTKGERVEIDGGEFLSTEKRRIQIGDRHVHIQDPSSWSNFVIVQIDGLGSYDIPEWKVKPWNPDRHPESIQTDSPGVD is encoded by the coding sequence ATGATAAACCAAATAGACGCTCAGAAAGGATACGCTCAAGCACACATCGGAGAACTTGAGCAACAGCTTTGCACCACGCTGTTATTCCATCCAGAGGCGATCGCCGTTGTTGCGGACAAGCTCAAACCAGAGGCTTTTCTAGAGACAAAACACCGCTACATCTACAATTCAGCGTTGCGTCTCTACCAAGCCGACATAGAAGTCTCATTGATAACTGTCTATGATGACCTAGCTTATCATAAGCTTCTTGATGAAGTGGGCGGACAGCCAGGACTAGCTTATATTGCTGGATTGCTACCATCTCACAATCCACAAGCGATCGCCAAAATCATGATGAGGGATTGGCGCGATCGGCAATACAAATATGAGGCCGCTAGGCTATTAGACGATCACGCATCCTTAGAGGAATTTCGCGATCGGATGAAAGAACTAGACGACCAACTCGGCAAACCCATAGACCGCTACGAACGAGTCAAGCTTGAGCTTAAATACTGCATAGCCGAGACTGACCCCATCAAGCGAGCCATCCTTGAAAGTGACATCGCCCGCCACAACAGCATCCCGGTTCAGAAGGTTAGGGAACTCCTCAAGAGTATGGAGGCCCAAACCCAGATCCAACGACCACAACGCCTAAGCATCAAAGAAGCCCTTTCACTGGAGTCTGAGGCCCTTAAATTCCTTGTGCCGGGTTTGCTCCTAGAGAAAGCTACAGCGCTTCTCTCAGGCTTGCCGGGAAGCGGTAAGAGCTTAATGGCTGTTGACCTCGCTTTTGCCGTTGCCACTGGTGGAGAATTTTTAGGCGAGAAGGTCAAGCAAGGGCCCGTAGTTTACGCCTGCTCTGATGAACCCCGCGATCTTCTCATTGCCAAACTCAGCGATCGCGGATTCACCGAAGACGACCCGGTGGAGTTGCTACCCGATTGGACAATCCTACATCTTGACCTGTTAGAGGAAGCACTAGAAGCCGTCAAACCTTCCCTGTTAATCATTGACTCGGTGCGAACAGCGATCGCCTATCCATTAGGACTGGACGAAAACAACACAGGTATTGGGGCATATCTGAAACAAGTAGAGGCGCTAGCGACCCGCTACGGTGCCTCCGTCGTCTTCCTTCACCACGACAACAAGAGTAAAGACTCAGTTGGTGTTTGCCGCTCAAGTGGTAGCACCGACATCCCCGGCAACGTCTCCGTTCATTGGCGGTTAGAAGCAGCCACCAAAGATCCATCAGACCCCAATCGGGTGTTTACTATGCCCAAAACTCGTGGCATGGCTCCCCAGTCCCTACGATTGCGGCTAGACCTTGAAAGCTACCGATGGGAAAACCTAGGGACGATTGGGGAATCAGAAGACGCCGCCAAAGTTAACCAGTCCCTAGCGCAACAAATTTTAGAGTTACTCAATCAGCGCCCTAGCGTCGGGTTAGAGGGGAGAGAAATCAAAGAAGCCCTTGGTGGCAATCATGGCGTTTACACCGTCCTAACCCGGCTTGTTGAGCGACGGATTATCACCAAACGGCGATCAAAATCTGACCCCAGAGCGAAGGTTTACTGTGTGTCTACCCTCTCTCCCCCCCCCCACCCCCCTAGGGTGTTTACTATTTCTTCTGAAAGCATTGATATACAAGGATTAGAGGATAGTAAACAGATAGTAAACAGTGACCTAGAAAATAGTAAACACGTTGATAGTAAACAGGGTGTTTACCAAGAGTGTTTACTATCCTCAAACCCAACCCCTGAAAGCGATTCAGCCAATATAGTAAACACCCAAGCTCAAATAGGGGGAGAGAGGGGGGTATTTACTAAAGGTGAGCGCGTGGAAATTGACGGCGGTGAATTTCTCTCCACTGAAAAAAGAAGGATTCAGATCGGCGATCGCCACGTCCACATTCAAGACCCGTCTAGCTGGTCTAACTTTGTGATTGTCCAGATAGACGGATTGGGAAGCTATGACATCCCTGAATGGAAGGTCAAGCCTTGGAATCCCGATCGGCATCCTGAGTCTATCCAGACAGACTCGCCTGGTGTTGATTGA